One genomic segment of Nonomuraea coxensis DSM 45129 includes these proteins:
- a CDS encoding quaternary amine ABC transporter ATP-binding protein: MGVSPGSTAIGVAGLWKIFGSKARKVLDSEDRHLDPAALREKTGCTAAVRDVSFEVRPGEVFVVMGLSGSGKSTLVRCLTRLIEPTAGTITIGGEDVGRASPARLREIRRHQVSMVFQHFGLLPHRKVIDNVAYGLEIQGTSRADRHARAGDILSLVGLDGYADAYPDQLSGGMQQRVGLARALAVDPQVMLFDEPFSALDPLIRRDMQAEVVRLHREVGKTMVFITHDLSEALKLGERIAIMRAGSIVQLGTAEELVGAPADDYVADFVRDVPRSHVLTLRWIMRSPEPGEVLDGPELPAATLVKDAVGVASASARPIRVVDGGELAGVVDRVDLLTFLSGQDAPVKAGA, encoded by the coding sequence GTGGGGGTTTCTCCCGGCAGCACGGCAATCGGCGTCGCGGGGCTTTGGAAGATCTTCGGCTCCAAGGCGCGGAAAGTGCTGGACAGCGAGGACCGGCACCTCGACCCCGCCGCGCTGCGCGAGAAGACCGGCTGCACCGCCGCCGTCCGTGACGTGAGCTTCGAGGTGCGTCCTGGCGAGGTCTTCGTGGTCATGGGCCTGTCGGGCAGCGGCAAGTCCACCCTCGTCCGGTGCCTGACCCGGCTGATCGAGCCCACCGCGGGCACGATCACGATCGGCGGCGAGGACGTCGGCCGGGCCTCGCCCGCCCGCCTCCGCGAGATCCGCCGCCACCAGGTCAGCATGGTCTTCCAGCACTTCGGCCTGCTGCCGCACCGCAAGGTGATCGACAACGTCGCCTACGGCCTGGAGATCCAGGGCACGTCCAGGGCCGACCGGCACGCGCGGGCCGGCGACATCCTCTCCCTCGTCGGCCTCGACGGCTACGCCGACGCCTATCCCGACCAGCTCTCCGGAGGCATGCAGCAGCGCGTCGGCCTGGCCAGGGCGCTCGCGGTGGACCCGCAGGTGATGCTGTTCGACGAGCCGTTCAGCGCGCTCGACCCGCTCATCAGACGCGACATGCAGGCCGAGGTCGTCCGCCTGCACCGCGAGGTCGGCAAGACGATGGTGTTCATCACCCACGACCTGTCCGAGGCGCTCAAGCTGGGCGAGCGGATCGCGATCATGCGGGCCGGCTCGATCGTGCAGCTCGGCACGGCCGAGGAACTGGTGGGCGCGCCCGCCGACGACTACGTGGCCGACTTCGTCCGCGACGTGCCGCGCAGCCACGTGCTGACCCTGCGCTGGATCATGCGCTCCCCCGAGCCGGGCGAGGTGCTGGACGGGCCCGAGCTGCCCGCGGCCACCCTGGTCAAGGACGCGGTCGGCGTGGCCTCGGCCTCCGCCCGCCCGATCAGGGTCGTCGACGGCGGCGAGCT